From the Oncorhynchus kisutch isolate 150728-3 linkage group LG27, Okis_V2, whole genome shotgun sequence genome, the window gtaaattattccatcagaagcttctaaagacattacatcgttttctggaattttccaagctgtttaaaggcacagtcaacttagtgtttgtaaacttctgacccactggaattgcgatacagtgaattatctctctgtaaacaattgttggaaaaatttattgtgtcatgcacaaagtagatgtcctaactggcaaaactatagttagtAAGACATTTGTCTTActatgactccaatctaagtgtatgtaaactttcgacttcaactgtatatacaattATTATCAATTCGTTTCCacctcatatacagtgccttgcaaaagtattcggcccccttgaactttgcaaccttttgccacatttcaggcttcaaacataaagatataaaactgtatttttttgtgaagaatcaacaacaagtgggacacaaatatgaagtggaacgacatttattggatatttcaaacttttttaacaaatcaaaaactgaaaaattgggcgtgcaaaattattgttgactttgatgacaaaatttgcccatgaAGGTTTGGCGGGCTCCACCTTcatgttcaagtgagcacagcacaacaaggtgagtccaaaaaggtattgtatgctgctgcataaatgatgtaatatgggagggagatatgtaaactgtagctaagaaaataatactaagtgtatgttgtgtagtaagattttagtagcccatgtgcctcaccctaataatttgtgttacggttttcttctgtcgaaggagaggcggaccaaaatgcagcgtggtaattttgatacatgtttaataaaacgaataaacacaaacaataaaaaacaacaaacgtacagtgaaaacctaaacagcctatctggtgcaaactaacacagagacaggaacaatcacccacgaaacactcaaagaatatggctgcctaaatatggttcccaatcagagataaacacctgcctctgattgagaaccactccagacagccatagactatactAGATATCCTACTAagccccaagacaaaacacaccacataataaacccatgtcacaccctggcctaaccaaaataataaagaaaacacaaaatactaagaccagggcatgacaaTTTGGTCTATTTCCCACTCTTAATTTCgacctactgttctgttctgacttgggtgtgcacatgtagcctataacctgatTTATATCAaagtaatcattgaatattgtaagagctttcagtctgcttatatgccccctttatttattctAGGGTTCTGACTTTATGTACAGGGTGAaaccatgttctgaattctgtcactgtacatttcaaaagtgctaatcAAATAGTTAGTTATATTGACTAaatccgtcctagctcgctcattaatgtcttaattgtaattacggattgcctcttatgcgCTTGTCGTCCCATTATGCCATTGTTTGTACATcacaattgtcattagaaaccacatttgtttagcTTCAGGATGTttgcaagtcagccatatcagctatgtttttttaaaggcagtaaatgaggctgaatgaactgtttcactgccagacaaggctccgctgatagccaggtgtagcagtggtaagatgttgggactgcattatagtgcaattcatgtattgtttagtgttgtgttgtgtagtggctttgcagGCATGCATCCcactatttatttttttgccccaccaagatgtacatgctaaaatcgccactgaatAGCCTCATAGTAacaacatttattattattattaataatgatAATACAATTAGGCTACACTTAAGGCCTACAATAATATATTTAATGTATTTGTTTTGAGGGTTTTTGAAATCTCGCTTCTGTCAGAAAGTAGAATAGATGTAtcataaaaggtcaaataaaacgttctgaccttagttcttttgttatgtctttgttttagtatggtcagggcgtgagttgggtgggttgtctatgttcctttttctatgagttggtttttctgtgtttggcctgatatggttctcaatcagaggcagctgtcaatcgttgtccctgattgagaaccatacttaggcagcctgttttcacccttgatttgtgggtgattattttctgtgtctgcgtgttccacacggaactgtttcggtttttgttatttcactttgtaattttgtatttttctgtgtTCTATTAAAAGTATCATTAACACTTACCAcagctgcgcattggtcctccgatccttcctactactcctgtCAGAGGAAGAAGACCGTTACAATTGCTGTCCATCAGCTTTAGGTATGCAGACTAACAACTCAAAATACTTTATAAAATAGGGTAATACCACTGACAATGTGAGACCACATTCTTTCCCTTTTCgctgctgaataattttgcacgcccaatttttcagtttttgatatgttaaaaaagtttgaaatatccaataaatgtcgttccacttcatgattgtgtcccacttgttgttgattcttcacaaaaaaatacagttttatatctttatgtttgaagcctgaaatgtggcaaaaggtcgcaaagttcaagggggccgaatactttcgcaaggcactgtatatgaggtGGAAACGAATTGATAATAGAATTGACTCATTTACAAGCAGGATATCAAGACATATCTCTTATAACATATTCAGGCAATTAATCGCAATGCAAACAACATGCAAAGACACAATTAAATGTTAAATTCCAAAAGGTAGTCTTTAGTGGTACTGTTCCATAACTATTCGTTTTTCCTGAGAATATTTAATTTTAACTTCATTCTACTTTATGTTACCACAAATAAGAAATGGGCTATACGCAATAGTATCGAGTGATGTGTTATGTATCAATACCTACAAGAGAAACTGGTAGCCTAATCAATTTAATGATACAATTAGCTTATGATTGAACGAAAAACAATATTTCTTCGCGAGGTCGCTGTGCAGAGTCAATTAGGACCACGGAGCGGAGGTTTTGAGCCTCTTTTCACGGTATTCACCAGTGACGCTTCACAATGCACTGCACAATATTCGAGCCAAGAAAGAGCGTTCTGTCTCTCGCTCGAACATGCTGATATTACCATTGCCACGATGTCAGAATGTAGGCTACTTGTACTCTTTGGTATAACAACACAACCTTCTCTCAGTGTGTCTCTAAATCCGGGAGTTTGTTCTCAATATATTGAATTTACgtggcttgtgtatgtgtgttgggaaaacacacataaaacaaatcaatttgtcacatgcaccataTACAACAGaatttaccgtgaaatgcttacttacaagcccttaaccaacattgccGTTTTAAGAAAAGAGAGTTAAGAAAAGattgactaaataaactaaagtctaaaataatataaaaagtaacaaaataacaataatgaggctatatacagggggtacaggtcccAAGTCAATGTGGGGAGTACAGGtaagtcgaggtcatttgtataTGTAGGtggggttaaagtgactatgcatggataataaacagtgagtagcagcattttaaaagaaaacatcaaCATCATCTGTGTCGAAGcactgatctggggaagggtaccaaataatatctgcagcattgaaggtccacacaCAGTGTCctccttcaatggaagaagtttggaaccaccaagacgcttcctatagctggccgccggccaaactgagcaatcgggagagaaacgccttggtcagggaggtgatcaagaacccgatggtcagtctgacagagctctagagttcctctgtggaaatgggagaaccttccagtagacaaccatctctgcagcactccaccaatcaggcctttatggtagagtggccagacggaagccactcctcagtaaaaggcacatgacagcccacttggagtttgccaaaaagcacctaaagactctcagaacacaagaaacaagattatctggtctgatgaaaccaagatttaactatttggcctgaaagcCATGTGTCccttctagaggaaacctggcaccatgcctacagtgaaccacggtggtggcagtatcatgctgtgggggtgtttttcaacggcagggactgggagactagtcaggattgagggtaggagaacggagcaaagcacagagagatccttgattaaaacctgctccagagcactcaggatctcagactggggcaaaggttcaccttccaacaggacaacgaccctaagcacatagccaagacaacgcaggagtggcttcatgacaagtctctgaatgtccttgagttgcccagccagagcccggacttgaactcgatagAACTCTCAGAAGAgccatgaaaatagctgtgcagtgacgctccccatccaacctgacagagcttgataggatctgcagagaagaatgggagaaactccccaaatacaggtgtgccaagcttgaagcgtcatacccaagaagactcaagattgtaatctctgccaaaggtttttcaacaaagtactgtgtaaagggtctgaatactcacagtaccagtaaaaagtttgaacacacctactcattcaagtgtttttctttatttgtactattttctacattgtagaataatagtaaagacatcaaaactatgaaataactcatatggaatcatgtagtaaccaaaaaagggttaaacaaatgacagctttgcacactcttggcattctctcaaccagcttcacagggattgctttcccaacagtcttgatggagttcccacatatgctgagcacttgttggctgcttttccttcactctgcggtccaactcattccaaaccatctcaattgggttgaggtcgggtgattatggaggtaatatattcttcttcttcttcttattgatgtcctttagtagtgtttttttgttgtttcagcaattcgatcatgaaggcctgattcactcttTCACCTCTGAACAGTTATGTAGAGATGTGTCTATAACTTTAACTCTGTGaaggatttatttgggctgcaatttctgaggctggtaactttaatgaacttatcctctgcagcaaaggtaactctgggtcttcctttcctgtggcgctcCTCacgaaagccagtttcatcatagcgcttgatggtttttgcgactacacttgaagaaatgttaaaATGTCTTGAatttttccatattgactgaccatcatgtctctttgattatttgagctgttcttgccataatatagacttggtcttttaccaattagggctgtcttctgtatgccacccctaccttgtcacaacacaactgtttggctcaaacactttaagaaggaaagaaattccagaaattagcttttaacaaggcacacctgttaattgaaatgcattccaggtgactgtctcatgaagctggttgagagaaaggccaagagtgtgcaaagctgtcatcaaggcaaagagtggttactttgaagtatatcaaatatgaaatatatttggatttgtttaacactttattggttactacatgatcccatatgtgttatttcatagctttgacgtcttcactattattctacaatgtagaaaatatgacATATAAAgagaaactcttgaatgagtaggtgtgtccatagtTTTGACTTGTACTCTACGTACATGTGATATTTtagtttttatatttaataaattagtaaaaatgtctaaaatcctgtttttgctttgtcattatcggctattgtgtgtagattgacgaggaaaaaaaatatttcaatcaattttagaataagtctgtaacctaacaaaatgtgcaagaagtcaaggggtcggacaactttctgaagacactgtgtgTGGATAACTTGGTTCTCTCTGTTCACTCCGTGTAAACTGGGAGATCATTTCTGTGGAAGAGGGGGAATTATGCATTAAATGCGGGCTGTTAAACGATTCAATGCCAGTGGTTCCCCTATGTGAAAGCATTCAGCTCTTCTTTCTCACTCACCACTCCTCCCGTGTTTGTTTGGGGGAGTCAGTCAGCTGATTTGACTGTCTGTAGCTGTCAGAGagagccctaaacagagagtacacagtggcagaatacctgaccacggtGACTGACCTaaatttaaggaaagctttgactatgtacacacTCAGTGAGGATAGCCTTGcgattgagaaaggctgccgtaggcagacctggctctgaagagaagacaggttatgtgcacactgcccacaaaatgagttgtaaactgagctgcacttcctaacctcctgccaaaggtatgaccatattagagacatatatccctcagattacacaaatccacaaagaattcgaaaacaaacacatttttgattaactcccatatctactgggtgaaataccacagtgtgccatcacagcacgaagatttgtgacctgttgccacaagaaaagggcaaccagtgaagaacaaacaccattgtaaatacaacccttatttatgtttatttatttccccttttgtactttaactatttgttacattgttacaaactgtatatagacatgacATTTTAATtgactttattattttggaactactgtgagtaatgtttactgttaattttgattgtttatttccctttgtTTAATATCTACATCACTTGCATTGGCAACGTTAacatacgtttcccatgccaataaagcccttgaattgaattgacagcgctccccttcctctcttccgttctcctcctacctctctccatcctctcagtTATTCTAATCCGGAGAATAAGCCGCTCCCATTGGAGACAGGCAGGCAAGGGTGCCTGCCTTTAAGCGTGACGTCACGGCGCGCTATAAGGATAAAGTGCTGGCAGTCAGCGCAGACTGTTGGATACTCGAGAGTGAGTGTGTCAGGAAGGAGAGCTCATATCTCTGCAGTGCAGAGCTAAAGGGCTACTTCTCCAACCAAAAACCAGACGCACTAGTCTTATCTTATTTTTATTTACCTAGTGAAAAACAAGGACTATACCTTATATCTACAAAGTTGACCAGGACAGGAGCCTGGGTCAACGACAACTCGGTATTATATTGTATTTTTAGTTAAATGTTTTAAGTTGGTTTCTGCTGAAAGGACTGACGGTTTAGTCTATGCACTGAGACAACAGTATTTCGATATCCACTTCTCGTCTGTTGACCAGATCAGAGCCAGTTAGCAGAAGTAGGCGACATGAAGTAAATTCCTATGTCGTTTGCAGTGCCCTAGTCTGTTTTTTTCCGCTTTTTTTTTTCTTCGATTTCTACTTTTTTACCTCTCCGAATGGAGTTGCATGCAACAGCACACGAGTCTGCAGCATTGGAGGAAAAGCTACTGCATGAGACAAGAGAGTGGAGAACAGACGCTTATTATTAAGAAGTGTGTTTTTGCGACGCTGGCAAACACCTTCGCCAATCTGCAGAAAAGTCGTGGCGGCACCATGAGCGCAGAGCTGAGCATGGTCCCAGAGCTCCCCAACAGCCCTCTGGCTCTGGAATACGTCAACGACTTTGACCTAATGAAGTTTGACGTGAAGAAGGAAGGTCTGACCGAGCTGGGACGAGCCGGGGTGCGCCAGTGTACTCGGCTCCAGCCCCAGGGCTCTGTGTCCTCCACCCCCATCAGCACACCATGCAGCTCGGTGCCTTCCTCACCCAGCTTCAGCCCCAGAGAGCAGAAGAACCATCTGGAGGAGCTCTGCTGGATGCCCAACAGTGGGTACCACCAGCAGATCGACCCACAGACGCTGAGTCTGACCCCGGAGGACGCAGTGGAGGCCCTGATTGGAGCCACGACCCATAGCCACGCCCCGACCCCGCATGTCCAGCTGCAGCAGAGCAGCTTCGATGGCTACAGAGGGCCTCACCACCACAACCCCCATGGCCAACCCCAACAGCATTACCATCCCTATGGGGGAGGAATTCCGCACAGCCACCCACATacccagcaccaccaccacagccAGGACCCAGACAGCCCGTCCCCCGTCTCCCCAGACTCCCACCAAGCCCtccaccaccgccaccaccaccaacacGAGCACCAGGGGCAACAAGGCTCAGGCAACGTAGAGGACCGATTCTCTGACGACCAGCTGGTGTCCATGTCTGTGAGGGAGCTGAACAGGCACCTGCGGGGGTTCACCAAGGACGAGGTCATCCATCTCAAGCAGAAGAGGCGGACCCTAAAAAACAGGGGCTACGCACAGTCCTGCCGCTTCAAGCGGGTGCAGCAGAAACACGTGCTGGAGAACGAGAAGACTCATCTGATAAACCAGGTGGGGGCACTCAAGGCGGAGATCAATCGGCTGGCGCGCGAGAGGGACGCCTACAAACTAAAGTGCGAGAAACTGACGGGAACGGGAGCGAGAGGGACGCCTACAAACTAAAGTGCGAGAAACTGACGGGAACGGGAGCGAATAACGGGATCCGGGAGGCTTGGTCCACAAGGGATAATCCGTCATCTCCAGAGTTTTTCATGTGAGTTGTTATTATAGCTCTATTGACTCTCCCCTACCCTACCACCAACTGTTGGGATAATCCGTCATCTCCAGAGTTTTTCATGTGAGTTGTTATTATAGCTCTATTGACTCTCCCCTACCCTACCACCAACTGTTGCTGATGAAGGGATAATAATAATCAAATACTCCGTCACATTGACTATACTAATGACAGCGACTATATTCATATACGAATAATTATCCGTAAAATGGTAATAGTCTCATATGgaaccatctctctccatccacgtGACAACAGAGATAAGGTAGAATGTTTGGTCAATGCTGCATCTTTGTAGATTAGTTGCTTGTAGTGAAGTTCCTTTTTCCATCTTCCTGCGAGAAGAGAGAAACTTTCCTCTTTTCAGGCTACTGCTTTACTGTGTCTGTTAGTGGGATGACCGACCGGCGTATAGGTCTACACAACAAACAACGCAGAGTTTTGGGACTCACATTTGACACTGGGCCTGGAAAAAGAAAAGAGAATTGTAAAACAAGAATCCACATTATGCAATCTTGAATTCTGTCTACTTATCCCGCAAAGGGGGACATTGTATGCGACATATCATTGGTTGCCTGCTTGGTTATTTTCGAATATATAttgaaacaaaaatctcataaaCATATTAATCCTGCATGCTGGACATGTACGGTAATAATTTATATTTTGTACTACTTAATAAGAGCATGTTGTTGATCTGCGCTTCTCCATAGCGTTGTTTAGATGAATGGAATGGGGACAGTACAGCAGGGCTGCCTGTGCAATATCATGGTGTTCTGTAGCCTTGCAAATATTACGCAACGCAAAACTGCACACCATGATTGAAGAGGCGGGTTTTAACCTTTCTTTCTTTGAGTTTTCCTTTCTTCATGTTTATGTTTGAATTTCATTCTGTGGGTATTGTTTCGGAGATATGGACATTGTGCAGTTGCGTTTAAAGATACCAAACTGTATATTAAGTGCACTTTATGGATACTGGCTTGTTTTAAGTTTTCATTTTGAGTTTTGTGCAGTCGCCCTTAAAAGAAGACATTCTATGATTATTCTATTATAATAATAAAGACAAGATAGATGCAAGCTTAATAATAACCATATGACACAATGTGATGTATTGTGTGAAACTGTAAAAACAAACGCCTCGCTATAATATCAGATGAGTGAGTACTTTGCGCACAACATTTAAGCACCGTAACTGTTTGTTATTCTCTCTCCTCGGATgcatataggctacagtagaaaaATACTGTCACAAGTTAttacatttcatttcaatgtGGTGCTGTAGTCAGAAGAGTTTTTTCTTAACCAGAAATCCCGTTCTGTTAACTATTGCCTAACCCTAATGTGAatgtaatgtgaagaacaaatgTAGCAGGAGATTTAATTGAAACTCGATTAAAGTAATTTATTGGGTGCAGCTGCGTCGCGTTAACAGTCATATAGGCCTGCT encodes:
- the LOC109871577 gene encoding transcription factor MafB-like isoform X1, which gives rise to MQQHTSLQHWRKSYCMRQESGEQTLIIKKCVFATLANTFANLQKSRGGTMSAELSMVPELPNSPLALEYVNDFDLMKFDVKKEGLTELGRAGVRQCTRLQPQGSVSSTPISTPCSSVPSSPSFSPREQKNHLEELCWMPNSGYHQQIDPQTLSLTPEDAVEALIGATTHSHAPTPHVQLQQSSFDGYRGPHHHNPHGQPQQHYHPYGGGIPHSHPHTQHHHHSQDPDSPSPVSPDSHQALHHRHHHQHEHQGQQGSGNVEDRFSDDQLVSMSVRELNRHLRGFTKDEVIHLKQKRRTLKNRGYAQSCRFKRVQQKHVLENEKTHLINQVGALKAEINRLARERDAYKLKCEKLTGTGARGTPTN
- the LOC109871577 gene encoding transcription factor MafB-like isoform X2, giving the protein MQQHTSLQHWRKSYCMRQESGEQTLIIKKCVFATLANTFANLQKSRGGTMSAELSMVPELPNSPLALEYVNDFDLMKFDVKKEGLTELGRAGVRQCTRLQPQGSVSSTPISTPCSSVPSSPSFSPREQKNHLEELCWMPNSGYHQQIDPQTLSLTPEDAVEALIGATTHSHAPTPHVQLQQSSFDGYRGPHHHNPHGQPQQHYHPYGGGIPHSHPHTQHHHHSQDPDSPSPVSPDSHQALHHRHHHQHEHQGQQGSGNVEDRFSDDQLVSMSVRELNRHLRGFTKDEVIHLKQKRRTLKNRGYAQSCRFKRVQQKHVLENEKTHLINQVGALKAEINRLARERDAYKLKDAYKLKCEKLTGTGANNGIREAWSTRDNPSSPEFFM